Proteins encoded within one genomic window of Thiothrix litoralis:
- a CDS encoding response regulator transcription factor: MTKTVLIADDEPNILISLEYLMKREGYRVLLAHDGQEACDLIASEHPDMVLLDVMMPKKTGFEVCHAIRADETFKAMPILLLTAKGRDTDVAKGLAMGANDYMIKPFSTKELAQKVREWLESAA; encoded by the coding sequence ATGACTAAAACTGTACTGATTGCAGATGACGAACCCAACATCCTGATTTCGCTGGAATACTTGATGAAGCGCGAGGGCTACCGCGTACTATTGGCGCATGATGGGCAAGAAGCGTGCGACCTGATTGCCAGCGAGCACCCCGATATGGTGCTGCTGGACGTGATGATGCCGAAAAAGACCGGCTTTGAGGTGTGCCATGCCATCCGCGCCGATGAAACCTTCAAGGCCATGCCTATCCTGTTGCTGACCGCCAAGGGGCGCGATACCGATGTCGCCAAAGGTCTGGCAATGGGGGCGAATGATTACATGATCAAGCCGTTTTCCACCAAAGAGTTGGCGCAAAAAGTGCGTGAATGGCTGGAGAGTGCAGCATGA
- a CDS encoding 3'-5' exonuclease, translating to MRRVDWRVVMGVAGIGAICLVWLLATGGLIWSTLDEAGRTILKDTLGERIMLLLLMWAVSLLAVGAALRWMVSYFMTAPARLAEQAQVLLGTNVKRQLEPTGSAENRRLTDLFNQLVQQREALREEMDVRVAEAARNTEQEKNRLAALMSELTKSVVVCNLDGRILLYNNRARMQFRKLSQAPGVAGGGELIGLGRSVYGVFDRKLVAHALENIQHRLQRGAAAPSAQFITTTPSGQLLRAQMAPVRAVQEADTAAPATMTGFVLMLDNITREFEAQARQDHILHTLTERSRAALGNMQAALDVLEYPDVEPEMRERLLTVLREETGGLGNRLRELKSSALDSTVLRWPLEDMLGADLVAAAIRRIEALGGLTAVEAGVDDSLWLKVESFSLLQALSYLAERLRQECVISTVQLRLSMGTGRAQLDLCWTPSAAKLTDKVVPGWEHDPMRSGGEDTSLTIQDVVERHGGAFWFEREPETGTTFFRFLLPLAAPQEQLDSASLVQNESRPEYYDFDLFQPSAQSRSLEDSRLSELSFTVFDTETTGLDPANGDEIIQIAAVRIVNGKLLRNENFDQLVDPKRNIPAITIPIHGITPEMVHGQPTIDKVLPAFHQFAQDTVLVAHNAAFDMRCLQVKEKVTGLVFDHPVMDTLLLSAVVHPNQESHRLEAITERFNINILGRHTALGDAMATAEVFMHLIPLLEEMGIYTLGQAREAAQKTYYARLKY from the coding sequence ATGAGGCGCGTGGATTGGCGGGTGGTGATGGGTGTCGCCGGTATTGGGGCGATTTGTCTGGTGTGGTTGCTGGCAACCGGCGGCTTGATCTGGTCAACGCTGGATGAGGCGGGGCGCACCATCCTCAAAGACACGCTGGGTGAACGCATCATGCTGTTGCTGCTGATGTGGGCAGTGTCGCTGCTGGCAGTGGGTGCAGCCTTGCGCTGGATGGTGTCGTATTTCATGACAGCCCCGGCACGCTTGGCAGAACAGGCGCAAGTGTTGCTGGGTACAAACGTTAAGCGCCAGTTGGAACCGACCGGCAGTGCCGAAAACCGCCGCTTGACCGACTTGTTTAACCAGTTGGTGCAACAACGCGAAGCCTTGCGGGAAGAAATGGATGTACGGGTTGCCGAGGCTGCTCGTAATACCGAACAGGAAAAAAACCGCCTCGCCGCGCTGATGTCGGAACTCACCAAAAGCGTGGTGGTGTGCAATCTCGATGGGCGCATTTTGCTGTACAACAACCGGGCGCGGATGCAGTTTCGCAAGCTCTCGCAAGCACCCGGTGTGGCGGGCGGTGGCGAGTTGATCGGCTTGGGGCGTTCGGTTTACGGCGTGTTTGATCGTAAGTTGGTGGCGCACGCGCTGGAAAATATCCAGCACCGTTTGCAGCGTGGGGCAGCCGCGCCTTCCGCACAATTCATTACTACCACGCCGTCGGGGCAGTTGTTGCGGGCGCAAATGGCGCCGGTACGTGCCGTGCAGGAAGCTGATACCGCCGCTCCGGCGACAATGACGGGTTTCGTGTTGATGCTGGATAATATTACCCGCGAATTTGAAGCACAGGCGCGTCAGGATCATATCCTGCATACCCTGACCGAACGCAGCCGTGCCGCGCTGGGCAATATGCAGGCCGCGCTGGACGTGCTGGAATACCCCGATGTGGAACCCGAGATGCGTGAGCGCTTGCTGACGGTATTGCGGGAAGAAACGGGTGGGCTGGGCAACCGTTTGCGCGAACTCAAGTCTTCAGCGCTGGATAGCACGGTATTGCGTTGGCCGTTGGAAGACATGCTGGGCGCGGATTTGGTGGCCGCCGCCATCCGCCGCATTGAAGCCTTGGGTGGTTTGACGGCGGTGGAAGCCGGGGTCGATGATTCGCTGTGGCTGAAAGTGGAAAGCTTCTCGCTGTTGCAAGCTTTGTCCTACCTTGCGGAACGTTTGCGGCAAGAATGCGTGATCAGCACGGTGCAATTGCGCCTGAGCATGGGTACAGGCCGCGCCCAACTCGATTTGTGCTGGACGCCAAGCGCCGCCAAGCTGACCGATAAAGTCGTGCCGGGTTGGGAACATGATCCAATGCGTTCCGGGGGCGAAGATACCTCGCTGACGATTCAGGATGTGGTGGAACGTCACGGTGGCGCGTTCTGGTTTGAACGCGAGCCTGAGACGGGCACAACCTTTTTCCGCTTCCTGTTGCCGCTGGCAGCACCGCAAGAGCAACTCGATTCCGCCAGTCTGGTGCAGAATGAGAGCCGCCCGGAATATTACGATTTCGACCTGTTCCAACCATCCGCGCAAAGCCGTTCTTTGGAAGACAGCCGTTTGAGCGAGTTGTCGTTCACGGTGTTTGATACGGAAACCACCGGGCTTGACCCGGCCAATGGTGATGAAATCATCCAGATTGCAGCGGTGCGGATTGTGAATGGCAAGCTGTTGCGCAATGAGAATTTTGACCAACTGGTTGACCCGAAACGTAATATTCCAGCGATTACCATCCCGATTCACGGGATTACGCCGGAAATGGTGCACGGGCAGCCGACGATCGACAAGGTTTTGCCTGCTTTCCATCAGTTTGCGCAAGACACGGTGCTGGTGGCACACAATGCCGCGTTTGATATGCGTTGCTTGCAGGTGAAGGAAAAAGTCACCGGCTTGGTGTTCGATCATCCGGTGATGGATACGCTGCTATTGTCGGCGGTAGTGCACCCCAATCAGGAATCGCATCGGCTGGAGGCGATTACTGAACGTTTCAATATCAACATTCTGGGGCGGCATACGGCGCTGGGGGATGCAATGGCGACGGCGGAAGTGTTTATGCACTTGATCCCGTTATTAGAGGAAATGGGTATTTATACGCTGGGGCAGGCGCGGGAAGCCGCCCAGAAAACCTATTATGCGCGTTTGAAATATTAG
- the rpoZ gene encoding DNA-directed RNA polymerase subunit omega gives MARITVEDCLGHVENNFALVLKAAKRARDISHGAQPLVAEEGDKPTVIALREIAEGLLDQKPVVIATTTIDD, from the coding sequence ATGGCACGTATTACAGTTGAAGATTGTCTGGGTCATGTCGAGAACAATTTTGCACTGGTGTTGAAAGCGGCGAAACGCGCCCGTGACATTTCTCACGGCGCTCAACCGCTGGTGGCGGAGGAAGGCGACAAGCCAACCGTCATCGCCCTGCGCGAAATTGCCGAAGGCTTGTTAGACCAGAAGCCGGTGGTGATTGCCACCACTACAATCGACGATTAA